A section of the Mesorhizobium loti genome encodes:
- a CDS encoding phytoene desaturase family protein → MTSFDAPRWDVLVIGGGHNGLVAAGTLAKAGRKVLLLEAGSETGGAARTEEFAPGFRVSSIAHVLNRLHPDVVKTLELEKHGLKVARADFLPSVALSKDGPSLVLHGAYGEVLTGTSSSEQSAWKELRAQLLRYAGILKPFLSRRAPDLADMSLLETASLGQTALALKKLGKEDMRDFLRVLLMNVADLLDEQLADDRLKGLLAFDATLGSHLGPRSPTSLLGLYYRLAGETGGASGAQMLPQGGMGAVVAAIRAAAEMAGVTIRTSAPVGKIIVEKGRSVGVALDTGEELRARTVISAINPATTFLDLVGPRELDTGFVRKVKNIRMKGDAAKLNLALDRPPQFAGVDAAGHKGRLVIAPSPDHVERAFNPSKYGEFSPEPVMEITLPSLADPSLAPAGACVLSAVVQYAPYALKEGWAAGKPKFLKAVLAQLEAYASGIGKSVVHAELLTPADIETRYRMPGGHWHHGELQADQMLISRPVSGWSGYDTPLEGLFLAGAGSHPGGGISGAPGLNAARRIIAMKR, encoded by the coding sequence ATGACGTCATTTGATGCACCAAGATGGGATGTGCTTGTCATCGGCGGCGGCCACAATGGTCTCGTCGCCGCGGGCACGCTGGCGAAAGCAGGTCGCAAGGTGCTCCTGCTGGAAGCGGGCAGCGAAACCGGCGGCGCCGCTCGCACCGAGGAGTTCGCGCCGGGCTTTCGTGTCTCGTCGATCGCCCATGTGCTGAACCGTCTGCATCCCGACGTGGTGAAGACGCTGGAGCTGGAGAAACACGGGCTCAAAGTCGCCCGCGCGGACTTCCTGCCATCGGTGGCACTGTCGAAGGACGGCCCATCGCTGGTCCTGCATGGCGCCTATGGCGAAGTGCTGACCGGCACCAGTTCCTCCGAGCAATCGGCCTGGAAGGAATTGCGTGCGCAGCTGCTGCGTTATGCCGGCATCCTGAAGCCGTTCCTCTCCCGCCGCGCGCCCGATCTTGCCGACATGTCGCTGCTCGAGACCGCCTCACTCGGCCAGACCGCGCTGGCGCTGAAAAAGCTCGGCAAGGAAGACATGCGCGACTTCCTGCGCGTGCTGCTCATGAACGTCGCCGACCTGCTCGACGAACAGCTTGCAGACGACAGGCTGAAAGGCCTGCTCGCCTTCGACGCGACGCTCGGCAGCCATCTCGGCCCGCGCTCGCCGACCTCGCTGCTCGGCCTCTACTATCGCCTCGCCGGCGAGACCGGCGGGGCATCCGGAGCACAGATGCTGCCGCAAGGCGGTATGGGCGCCGTTGTCGCCGCCATCCGCGCGGCGGCGGAAATGGCCGGCGTCACCATCCGGACATCGGCGCCGGTCGGAAAGATCATCGTGGAGAAAGGCCGCTCCGTCGGCGTCGCGCTCGACACTGGCGAGGAGCTGCGCGCCAGGACGGTCATCTCCGCCATCAATCCGGCGACAACTTTCCTCGACCTTGTCGGGCCGCGCGAGCTCGACACCGGCTTCGTGCGCAAGGTGAAGAACATTCGGATGAAAGGCGACGCGGCGAAACTCAATCTGGCGCTCGATCGGCCGCCGCAATTCGCCGGCGTCGATGCCGCCGGCCACAAGGGCAGGCTGGTCATCGCGCCTTCGCCCGATCATGTCGAACGCGCCTTTAATCCGTCCAAATACGGCGAGTTCTCACCTGAGCCGGTGATGGAGATCACCCTGCCCAGCCTTGCCGATCCATCGCTGGCACCTGCTGGGGCCTGTGTGTTGTCGGCTGTGGTGCAATACGCGCCCTATGCACTGAAGGAAGGTTGGGCTGCCGGCAAGCCGAAATTCCTCAAGGCTGTCCTGGCGCAGCTCGAGGCTTACGCGTCGGGCATCGGCAAGAGCGTTGTCCATGCCGAGTTGCTGACGCCGGCCGATATCGAGACGCGTTACCGCATGCCGGGCGGCCACTGGCACCACGGCGAATTGCAGGCCGACCAGATGCTGATCTCGCGTCCCGTCTCGGGCTGGTCCGGCTACGACACGCCGCTTGAAGGATTGTTCCTGGCTGGTGCCGGCTCGCATCCCGGAGGCGGTATCTCCGGCGCACCCGGGCTCAACGCCGCGCGGCGC
- a CDS encoding phytoene desaturase family protein translates to MKAWDAIVIGGGHNGLVNACYLQRAGLDVLVVEKNDWLGGAATSRELTPGFLYSNCSYVCSLFRPEIMRDLELPRFGLQVISYEGGAVFTRDGDYLANYRDHDAHRREFARFSKRDAEAYDRYARDVTRQCRFIQPLLMRTAPDPTSLKPRDLGELLYLGRKFAGLSAEEMALTLRFWTMSISDFLDEYFETDVIKANFALSGIIGTALGPMSPGTAYVLLHHYMGEVDGSVGAWGYARGGMGAVTKALAASFKASGGTIRTGAEVDHVLVQRGKAKGVVLAGGEEIYGKLVVSNADVKRTFLKLVEEKELPDIFLRRVRNFKIRGSSGKVNIALDSLPEFPALPKDSPVYRGDMHFTDSMERMERAYDDWKAGRWSADPFLDMVIPTTLDPTMAPPGKHFMSCFVQYAPPKVNGREWADADRDGFAESVIAQISEYSPGFRDRIVHMEVRTPREIEAEVGLTEGNIFQGELTFDQLLFNRPVPGYAQYRSPVGGLYMCGSSTHPGGGVMGAPGRNAAAEILRDLAKSTSHMSPAHDVI, encoded by the coding sequence ATGAAAGCTTGGGACGCGATCGTCATCGGCGGCGGACACAACGGCCTGGTCAACGCCTGCTATCTGCAGCGCGCCGGGCTCGACGTGCTGGTGGTGGAGAAGAACGACTGGCTAGGCGGTGCCGCCACCAGCCGCGAACTGACGCCGGGCTTCCTTTACTCCAACTGCTCCTATGTCTGCTCGCTGTTCCGCCCCGAAATCATGCGCGACCTGGAACTGCCGCGCTTCGGCCTGCAGGTCATCTCCTATGAGGGCGGCGCGGTATTCACCCGCGACGGCGACTACCTCGCCAACTACCGCGACCATGATGCGCACCGGCGCGAATTCGCCCGATTCTCCAAACGCGACGCTGAAGCCTATGACCGCTACGCCCGCGACGTGACGCGGCAGTGCCGTTTCATCCAGCCACTTTTGATGCGCACCGCGCCCGACCCGACCAGCCTCAAGCCGCGCGACCTCGGCGAGTTGCTTTATCTTGGCAGGAAGTTTGCCGGCCTGTCGGCGGAAGAAATGGCGCTGACGCTGCGCTTCTGGACCATGTCGATCTCGGACTTCCTCGACGAGTATTTCGAGACCGACGTCATCAAGGCAAACTTCGCTCTGTCCGGCATCATCGGCACCGCGCTCGGGCCGATGTCGCCCGGCACCGCTTACGTGCTGCTGCACCACTATATGGGCGAGGTCGACGGCTCGGTCGGCGCCTGGGGCTATGCGCGCGGCGGCATGGGCGCGGTCACCAAGGCGCTGGCCGCGTCGTTCAAGGCCTCGGGCGGCACCATCCGCACCGGCGCCGAGGTCGACCATGTGCTGGTCCAACGCGGCAAAGCCAAAGGCGTGGTGCTGGCCGGCGGCGAGGAGATTTACGGCAAGCTCGTCGTCTCCAATGCCGACGTGAAGCGCACCTTCCTGAAGCTTGTCGAGGAAAAGGAATTGCCCGACATTTTCCTGCGCCGGGTCAGGAACTTCAAGATCCGCGGCTCCTCCGGCAAGGTCAACATCGCGCTCGATTCGCTACCGGAATTCCCGGCGCTGCCGAAGGATTCGCCGGTCTATCGCGGCGACATGCATTTCACCGATTCGATGGAACGCATGGAGCGTGCCTATGACGACTGGAAGGCCGGGCGCTGGTCGGCCGATCCTTTCCTCGACATGGTGATCCCGACCACGCTCGACCCCACCATGGCGCCGCCGGGCAAGCACTTCATGAGTTGCTTCGTGCAATACGCGCCACCCAAGGTGAACGGCCGCGAATGGGCCGATGCCGATCGCGACGGCTTCGCCGAGAGCGTGATTGCGCAGATATCAGAGTATTCGCCGGGCTTCCGCGACCGCATCGTCCACATGGAGGTGCGCACGCCGCGCGAGATCGAAGCCGAGGTCGGCCTCACCGAAGGTAACATTTTCCAGGGCGAACTGACCTTCGACCAGCTTCTGTTCAATCGCCCGGTGCCGGGCTACGCGCAATACCGCTCGCCGGTCGGCGGCCTCTATATGTGCGGCTCCTCCACCCATCCGGGAGGCGGCGTCATGGGCGCGCCCGGCCGCAATGCCGCCGCCGAAATCCTGCGCGATCTCGCCAAATCCACCTCGCATATGAGTCCGGCCCATGACGTCATTTGA
- a CDS encoding class I SAM-dependent methyltransferase, with translation MIETADAEPEYDDTAIRFLEALWGEGYLSPGGPGEVDRVVEGISLNGKTVLDIGCGSGGITLHLVERHGAAHATGFDVEQPVIEAARRRAAVRGFANRVNFVQSLPGSLPFTDRSFDVVFSKDALLHVPDKDALFAEIFRVLKPGGVFAASNWMIGHDGEPSPEMKAYVAAEGLSFTMASPARYAQAMRSAGFADITVRDRNPWYREVARGELARLKGPLYRQAAAAVGAAYVDKNIKTWEAMQKVLDSGEHRPTHLRGWKPVG, from the coding sequence ATGATCGAAACGGCAGATGCCGAGCCGGAGTATGACGACACCGCGATCCGCTTCCTCGAGGCGCTGTGGGGCGAGGGCTACCTGTCGCCAGGCGGTCCCGGCGAGGTCGACCGGGTGGTCGAAGGGATTTCGCTCAACGGCAAGACGGTCCTCGATATCGGCTGCGGCTCCGGCGGCATCACCTTGCATCTGGTCGAGCGCCACGGCGCCGCTCACGCCACCGGCTTCGATGTCGAGCAGCCGGTGATCGAAGCGGCCAGACGGCGAGCAGCAGTGCGTGGCTTCGCAAATCGCGTCAACTTCGTTCAATCGCTTCCCGGATCGCTGCCTTTCACCGATCGTTCCTTCGATGTCGTCTTCTCCAAGGATGCGCTGCTGCATGTGCCTGACAAGGACGCGTTGTTCGCCGAGATTTTTCGTGTGCTGAAGCCGGGCGGCGTCTTTGCCGCGTCCAACTGGATGATCGGGCATGACGGCGAACCCTCGCCTGAGATGAAAGCCTATGTCGCCGCCGAGGGGCTGTCCTTCACCATGGCATCGCCGGCGCGCTATGCGCAGGCGATGCGAAGCGCGGGCTTTGCCGACATCACCGTGCGCGACCGCAACCCGTGGTACCGGGAGGTGGCGCGCGGGGAACTCGCACGGCTCAAGGGACCGCTCTACCGCCAGGCTGCCGCCGCGGTCGGCGCGGCCTATGTCGACAAGAACATCAAGACCTGGGAGGCAATGCAGAAGGTGCTTGACAGTGGCGAGCACCGTCCCACTCATCTGCGCGGTTGGAAGCCGGTTGGATAG
- the betI gene encoding transcriptional regulator BetI has protein sequence MLETVTSMKTSEARDVLAETTRKSDAEKRGRKASKEVRQLQLIEATIDSLARRGYAETTMADVADGAGLSRGIVNFHFESKEKLLIATLQHMYDEYSAHWRAALQKAGDDPARQLQQLVWADFDRSICNKRKLAAWLAFWGEAKSRPTYQALSSSRDNYYQQVFIDLCTALKQSGAYAYEPQVMALALSAMLEGLWLRLMMGTEDTTRETALQAANAFLAAAFPKHYG, from the coding sequence ATGCTGGAGACCGTCACATCCATGAAGACTTCCGAGGCCAGGGACGTTCTCGCCGAAACGACGCGAAAGAGCGACGCCGAAAAGCGCGGCCGCAAGGCTTCGAAGGAGGTCCGTCAATTGCAGCTGATCGAGGCAACGATCGATTCGCTGGCCAGGCGCGGTTACGCCGAGACGACGATGGCCGATGTCGCCGATGGCGCCGGCCTCTCGCGTGGCATCGTCAACTTCCATTTCGAGAGCAAGGAAAAGCTGCTGATCGCGACGCTGCAGCATATGTATGATGAGTACTCGGCGCATTGGCGCGCCGCACTGCAGAAAGCAGGCGACGATCCGGCACGGCAGCTGCAGCAGCTGGTGTGGGCCGACTTCGACCGCTCGATCTGCAACAAGCGCAAGCTCGCTGCCTGGCTGGCCTTCTGGGGCGAGGCCAAGTCGCGGCCGACCTATCAGGCGCTGAGCAGTTCGCGCGATAATTATTACCAGCAGGTCTTCATCGATCTCTGCACGGCGCTCAAGCAGAGCGGCGCGTATGCCTATGAGCCGCAGGTGATGGCGCTGGCGCTGTCGGCCATGCTGGAAGGTCTGTGGCTGCGGCTGATGATGGGCACCGAGGACACAACGCGCGAAACAGCCTTGCAGGCGGCCAATGCTTTTTTGGCCGCGGCCTTCCCGAAGCATTACGGTTAG
- a CDS encoding ABC transporter substrate-binding protein, producing the protein MKKLSRRLTLTLALGGALAASAAAFAVAADKDLIVFDWSGYEDPSFHPKYVEKNGDSPTFAFFGDEDEAFEKVRSGFKADLGHPCSQSVTKWREAGLLQPLDTSKITGWKDLNPGIMAMKNLATTDDGKAWFMPWDWGNTQLTYNSSKIDAKDVQSLKAFADPKFKGRVSIGDNVDDAYALAALAIGMKDWTTMTDDQFKQASDFLRQVHKNVRSYWTDTTDIVQLLSGGEVDLAWAWNDATVQSVKAGVPIKSVKDTNEGISTWVCGYVLFKDAPGNIDKAYDYLNAVNDPETAKVLVKDWGYGQANAKGMAGVDQAILKEKGYDDVQKFVDKTLFQSPLPSDLKLKMIAEFEKIKAGY; encoded by the coding sequence ATGAAGAAACTCAGCCGACGCCTGACATTGACATTGGCGCTGGGCGGCGCGCTTGCGGCTTCGGCGGCAGCGTTCGCCGTCGCCGCGGACAAGGACCTGATCGTGTTCGACTGGTCCGGCTACGAGGACCCGAGCTTCCATCCGAAATATGTCGAGAAGAACGGCGATTCGCCGACCTTCGCCTTCTTCGGCGACGAGGACGAGGCGTTCGAGAAGGTCCGTTCCGGCTTCAAGGCCGATCTCGGTCACCCCTGCTCGCAGAGCGTGACGAAGTGGCGCGAAGCCGGGCTGCTGCAGCCGCTTGATACCTCGAAGATCACGGGCTGGAAGGACCTCAATCCCGGTATCATGGCGATGAAAAACCTCGCCACGACCGACGATGGCAAGGCGTGGTTCATGCCCTGGGACTGGGGCAACACGCAGCTCACCTACAACTCCTCCAAGATCGACGCCAAGGACGTGCAGTCGCTGAAGGCATTCGCAGATCCGAAGTTCAAGGGCCGGGTGTCGATCGGCGACAATGTCGACGATGCCTATGCGCTGGCCGCGCTTGCCATCGGCATGAAGGACTGGACCACGATGACGGACGACCAGTTCAAGCAGGCGTCCGACTTCCTGCGCCAGGTGCACAAGAACGTCCGCTCCTACTGGACCGACACCACCGACATCGTGCAGCTGTTGAGTGGTGGCGAGGTCGACCTCGCCTGGGCCTGGAACGATGCGACGGTGCAATCCGTCAAGGCAGGCGTGCCGATCAAGTCCGTAAAGGACACCAATGAAGGCATCTCGACCTGGGTCTGCGGTTACGTGCTGTTCAAGGACGCGCCCGGCAATATCGACAAGGCCTATGATTATCTCAACGCCGTCAACGATCCGGAGACCGCCAAGGTGCTGGTCAAGGACTGGGGCTATGGCCAGGCCAATGCCAAGGGCATGGCTGGCGTCGACCAGGCGATCCTGAAGGAAAAGGGCTATGACGACGTGCAGAAATTCGTCGACAAGACGCTGTTCCAGTCGCCGCTGCCGTCCGATCTCAAACTGAAGATGATCGCCGAATTCGAGAAGATCAAAGCCGGGTACTGA